The Cygnus olor isolate bCygOlo1 chromosome 10, bCygOlo1.pri.v2, whole genome shotgun sequence genomic interval ATACTATGATGAGTTTGGAAAGTCTTAGCAAAATGTCTAGGACATAAAAATACTACTCTTTCCAGTGAAGTTGACAGTTACTGGTGTAAATGAAGCAAGCATGATATTAAAGAGAAACGGTATGTTACAATATGGCTTTCCAAAAAGTGTATGATTTGAAggaagatataaataaataggtcAGATTTTTCAAACAGTAGAATGTTCTTTTTTGGCTATGCAAAGTACCTCTTCCTGCAGAAGATCTCTCTTCTCAAGCAGTGTGCTCCCATGTTTAAAACAGTAagctaaatgagaaaaaaaattcttgacCAATCACAGAAACCACATtctatttctgccttttccttagCTGAATAATTTATAATCACTGAAGATCTCTTTTCATATCTCCAGTTTTGTTCTACGTGATGAAAGAGAGAATCTCAAATTGTAAAATATGTACAATAGTGTAACAGTTCTGAGATTGACCCCTGAGTTTTTCAGATTCCTGGTTGGAATTAGGTCTTCTTCAAATGTGTTAAAGGTGTTGTATGCACATTTCCCACTTGTACAAAGACTTCTTttataaattacagttttccaAAGCCTTCTACTTTATCCATGCCTCACTTTTATCCAGCCTTTGAAAATGGAACGTTTTGTTTGATTGAATTTATGAGATGCTTTTTAGCTCAAAATAAATCAGACCATTATCAGGGAATGTGAAGGATCTTTTTGAATGTCTTTTTGAAATTATGGTTACAAAGAGGATACAGGAACGGATTTAAGGTGGAATTCACATAGCCAAGCCATATAGTGACCATGTGTAACTTGGAATATTGTTCATGGGGGTGGAAAGCTATTACCATGTATAATACAAAATAGGGAATCCAGCACAGCATAAAGGCTGCCATTATGACCCCTAACTGCTTAGCTGCTTTCCGCTCCCTGTTCACATGCAGTCTTCGAAGATGGTTTTTGGAACGAGTATGCAGTCTTTGCCAGGTTTTCCTCAGGTAAGTAAGTCCTTTGAAGTCCCTGTTCTCTGTCTTTTCCTGAGGACTGCAGGCTCTTTCAGGGTTAGGACTGGACTCCTCTCCACAAGGTACCTCCTCTGTGAAAGTTTGGCTGTCTGATGCATCACTTAAGTCACTGTCCTGTGAGCAAAGGTCCTCTTCATTTTTGATGTCCTTTGTTACActcttctctcctgttttatCCAGGCCTGGCTCAGACTGGGCAGTGGTGAGAGGGAAACAGCTCCATTTAAGGACTTTGCTATCACTCCTGCTAACGAAGACTTTTGAAGAGCTGTCAGGATCACTGAAATGAAGCTTTGCTTCCATATTTTTGGGCTGAGGGGACCTTTGCTTGTCTTTGGGAGGTGTGTTCACATCTAAGATTTGCTTTTGGaggcaaatattttgcttgtcCTTTGTCTTACCAGGATGTAcgcttttgctttcagagaaagaCAAGTATGATCTATTGATTAGCTCTCGGTGTTGGCAGTGCTTTCGAACAGCTCTGAATATTTTGCAGTAGAAACATAACATCAGGATAGAGGGTAGGTAGAAATTGACAAAGGCTGTGAACACTTTGAACCAGTTGACTTCAGAGAATTCAGTTTCacacttttctgttcttctcctTGTCCCATTACCAGCAAAAACATGCCACCCTAGTATTGGGATGACCCACAAGAAAGACAACAACCAAGCCCCCAAAATCATTACTAATGCTCTCATTTTTGTTCTATACTTGAGATATTTCAGTGGTTGCTGGACTGAACGATAACGGTCTATGCATAATATGAAGAGATTGAAAATAGATGCAGTACTGGCCACATAATCCATTGACAGCCAGAACAAACAGGCTGTTACACCCAGGGTCCACCCACTGCTGCTTAGGAGATAAACAATATTAAGGGGCATAACAGCTGCACCAACTATAAGATCTGCAATAGAGAGGCTGACAATGTATAAATTGCCAACTGTTTGcagcttcttttcagttttcacagcACATAGTACTAATATATTCATGACAACAGTGATCAGTGAAATGCTACCCAGAAGCAGACCTAGGAGAGCTGAGTGAGTGTTAGTCAAGTTCTCTGTTGcgttttttgtcatcttttgcTCAAGTACAGAGAATTAAAATCAGAGAAGGTGCCCAGGCCTTGGAAATTCAATCTTGGTTTACACTCCTGGATGAAAACTTGTTGGGTTGCTTTGTGACTTTTATTTCCGGAACTAcggaaaagaaaagaaatatgctCAGTCACTGTAGtcccaaaataaattaataaaactaaTCTGTCCTTCAGCTTATCAATTTCCCTTTTAGGATTTCcctaaataatgcatttttacatCATTCTACATAGGAGTAATATCAAATGTGAAATGTCATGGATCTTCTATGAAAAGTATTGAAGCAATTTCCATGAACCAAtccaaaaatgtttgcagaggTACTCCTTGGGGCTCCTTGTAATTCTGACCCTGGAATTTGGAGAAGAAATTTCAGTCCTCATTGTTTGAGTTTCTTATTAAATAGATGATCATGAACCATAACATAAACTACATACTGGCAAACCAATTTAAAGTGTCTTAATAAAAAAACTTACGATCATATTTTGTACTAAATAGTTTGAAACGAAACAGTGATTATTTACAAACTATATCTAATAGTTTGAATATAGCAGTTGGATTTGGTAttccaaacagtaaaaaaagcTCCGGTCAGTATACACCTCTGGCTGATACAGAGAGTCACAAATAACTCCTAAGGCCGTAGCTAGTGCCTATGTTTTCATTGGTAGGTTGTTGCTAAAATTATATGTAACAAGTAATCTCTTTCTACCCAATTTAGGCTTACATATATTCAAACCCTTAAAGATGggcatatattttatttcaaatacaaattaatacaatttcagggaaaaaaaaaatacaacgGGATTTTTTTGATTAATAAGCATCTAGCAAACTCTCAAATGTATATCAATCTATGGTTGATATACAACCTGAATATATTGATATACGCTGAAGATTAGGAGTCATTCAAGTGCCTAGGAAACATACACAAGAGCTGTTGTTCATTAAGTTGGAGAAGCCAGATTATTTGTGCAtgcttgctgttgctgtttgccatatcaaatttgaaattaaactgGAAGTAGGAGGAGATGAGGCTGGACATATAGCAAACCTTCACTTTATGCCTAAGTATCTTTTTTTGATAATTTGTCTTTAATAAATGAGCtacttttatttgcttaaaCTTTGGCACAAGACATGTACAGAGCCTTCAGagttaaaattcatttaaatcttCTATATTGCCACGATTAGAGTGTTTCAAAATTCCAGTACATGTgctgcagtagaaaaaaaaggaaaacttattAAACATCCACCATGACATACACAAAACCTATTTCACAGAGGATCACATTTGTGCAACTAATCTCGCTTTCTAGTGGCATTTATTTCTACATACTATTTGGCAGGTGTTATCAGAGtgacagatttcatttttacagacaCAGTGGTGTGTAGCTTTATGTTGACTTGATCTACATAGGGAAACAATATAGGTTCATACTTCATTTATGGCTTCTCAATAGAGATTTCTATGGAGATCATAGGCCTTAATTATAAAGCATATTACTTCTATTTTCTAACACAAGCATAGTAACTCAAATATTGGCAATAAAATGGGAAAGagtagaaggaaaagaaagtgaggGAGTATAGAGAAAAGTACCTTTTTGAAGCTGAGTAGATATACTCTTCTGTTATCTAGATATTCTCGATGCCTTTGATATCTTCTACTTCCCAGCTGCTAACTTTGTGAATTGATCTAAAGTTCAAAGGAGAATTAACAACATTTTAAGTCTTGGAGCATATGATCAGTTGACCAATTCTATCTCCAAGATATATAAGAAAATCATCTGTAAGagtgataaatattttctgccatttttctcttaaagtGTTTGTCCAAGTCTATGTTTTGGTATATCTCTTAAAGcaatgaggaaagaaattgaGATTTTAGACATATTGGCTCACAATATTCGTACAGCTAACAGTGATAGATATTTATTAGATTTCTCATATTTGTTAATCCAAATATCAATATCTGTAATTActgtttattattaataataatattgacCAAAGTATTAATATTATTACTCAAAACAATGCAGTGCAATGCATTATTCAATGTTAATTTCATGCTAGCTTTATCTCATTCTTATTCTAGCAATCAAAGATGGAGCTGCAATGTTTGCATGCTTTCTTATGAGAGATCAAATTCCTTGTTCCTTAAGTTTTACCCATAAAGGCCTGGTATTATGAAAAAGGAGGTGTGCTTCGTCGCAGTAGCACGTATAGGCAAGGGAAATATGTACGCTGTGGAGGATGAGCTCAAGAGCTctgttctgtaattctgtatTCTGTACAGCCTTTGCGTTCTGTTGTGTACAGTTCTTCAGTGATGGCTAGCGTCAGAAGATCAGAGAGGCCACAAGCACATCCTGTTTGAGAAAGGGAACAGATATCACTTTACATGGCTTAAACCAACGTCTGGTGGCAGGCAATGGTTATATCCCAGTCTGTTATTGTTGTTCTTTTGACAGCTATACAGTGTAATCTCTCTGCTGACGTACATAGGGTATGGTCAAGTCAGGAGGTTGATATCAGCTGCCTCAAGTCAATAAGAAATTATTGATCTTCCTTTCCTCATATTTCAAttaaatgtacaaaataaagGGAGAGACGGCAACCTTAACTGAGTCTTCAGCTGAAAGaataacagcaaagaaaggtACCTGATAGACAGCTCTCCACAATTACTTATCAACTGCTTATGGAATGAATCAGATTATTTATTACAATAGATGGTGCTGACTGCTTTCCAAAGTGTCTCTGTAGCACTGCTGGTAAGGTTGACATAAGGGTAGGGTTTATGAAACAGCCAGCAGAACTTGTTCAGGTCTTGTTTTAGGAGGACTTTTGTTCCAAAGAAGGCACGAAGTTCCAGTTTTTCAACTCTTACTCCACTCTTGATCTTTAGTTAAGTGACAAAGTCTGCTTACTTTGCTGTTTTGGAGGAGTGAGAATGTCAAGTGTTGTCCTCATACAGGCTATAAAAATCCAATAATTACGTGCAAATCATCTGACACTgctaagaacaaagaaaatacagaataatgtTTGCCCTTTTCAAAATGGACATGCCAACAGGTACTCAATATTCATAATAATTCTCTGTCTGATAATGTAATTTTCATTACAATGGCATTTGAGCAGTTCAAAGTCCCTGTTGGATTTTATGTTCTGTACTTCATAGAGACTTGGCCATGCACTATTAAATTTTGAAGTGACATTGAGGAACAGGTCACAGTGATCTGCTCAACATCATACAGGAATGTTAGAGCTAAAAACAGCCAAAGCTCCCTGGCTCTCCAAACAGTGTCCTAACTAGTATACTGTTGTGtatgtttgtcttgtttttgtcTAGATGTTGTGTCTGAATTCATTCAGACACCCTAGGCAAGCAATACTGATTTAGAAATTAAATGCCTGTTTTTTAGACTTTAAACCAGTGCAAGCAACTTAATCTATTTTTGATCTCTGTTGTAATAAGGCCATTTACGTGACAGGAACTAATATAACTGAAGTGGGACCATACCCAGTAACAAATGGGTTGATTAATCACTAGAGAGGGATGTCAAGGAGCTCCGACCCTTGTAACACAGTCTTGCCCACTGAGCTTACATTGAATTGCTACATGATTGCCAGTTTTTGCTAGAATTGGCACATTTTGCCCTGCAGCTTTGTCCACTGGAAGGTACTGGGAAAATAATATACCCTGCTCCGTATTATGTAATCCACTGATCACCCCTTCTGGACTCTAGGGAAGACTATAATCaacaaacttttttcttaaacttccTACCATCATCAATAGTGGTGATGTTAGCATTGTCAGCGTTCAGCGATGGTGAGAGCACTGCGATTTGGAATACCAACTTCTGGCTCTTTACTGGAGGCACACACCATTTTGTAGTGGCCATAGGCTGTTTGTGGTTTATGTACCCCTGTTCAGCAGAACTTAATTCCTTATCTAGAACTCAATAGAGGAGCTACAAGAATACCaagtaaatgtgttttaatactTGGGTGTCTTAACTCATTACACTGGGCCAAAGCTCACTaataaataacagattttaaagaaaaaaataataaaaatatcagtctAATATCTTGGATAGCTCTTTGGAATTTCTAAACCCTGACCTCACTATGAAAGTACTTTGTTCACTTTTACTGTCTttaaagtggtttttttttctgcgtgGAAAACCAGCAATTGAGATTTGCTTGTTATTGTATCACTGTGGTAATTCTGAGGAAGAGTCTACTGGGAGATGCTAAGTAGTTGCTTGACTCGTTAGGGCAGGTGCAACCTATTAAGCCCTGACTAAGCAGGATAAAGTTTCTACAAACAGATGCTAGCATATTTCTTATAAGAGAGTTTTAGAGAAGTTCTATCTACAACAGGGAAAGGATAAGCTAGAATAAAATTCTTATTCATCACCTTGTTTTTTCTAAGTTCAAGGCAGGAGGTAGGGTCAGATTTCACATGGACCATGTTGTATTTAAGAAACATATTTGTTTCtagtgactttttaaaaattattctttgtgCGTTAAAAGCATTAACACACTTGAGGTTGATAAACTTTCTTCtcaaagacttttttatttctctgttagATAAAGCTTTCTGAGGTAGTCACCCTATATGCATACTGAGTACACAGATGCTTTCTCTGACAATTACAAAGAATTACCTTGATATTAGTGTAGTTTTatctcttttgttctttgtttttaactttttctccccttattTTGCAGGAAGTAAGCAGTGCAGTGATTCACGTTCAATCCATTTTTGGCAATTCTCTAGTTTAGAATAGCTGGTTGTGATTACATGAGATGGCCTAGAGTTTTGTTGATACACTTGgtctatgaaatatatattgcatCTATGCATATGTAGATGTCTGGTTCTTATTAATGCTAAAGCCTTTGCAGGATGATTAATTGATTATGACTGTTGTTAAGTTACTCCAGTGGCTTACATCTCTTCGTGTTTAAAAACACATACCATCGTTTTGAATCTCAGTTTCTTACAAGTGACTCTTGATGGAATGAAAAGCCTCCTTGGCTACAGCAGTCAATGGTATTCTCAGTTTAGTATTTTCCAAATACCTGCACAAAATGGTAGTTGAGTTTACAAGATGCATCCAACTCCCTTTAGATTTATCTTTGGTTGTAGTGACCTGTCTGATCTACctagagaaagaaatgcttcagaATATACTTCTTATTTGGCTACTCTAGCATATTTTGTTATTGCTGGCCTTTTACCTGCAAGATGCACAGCATTTTTCCATTCGGATGACCTAGTGCCTCAGCCCAGGAAGAGACAGATTAGTCCAGAAAAGTATCTGCCACTATTAAAGGAAAGAATGGACTGTGTCTACATTTAATTTGTCTCTTGTATTTAGTCTGAAATGAAGACACAGCATAATTTATAGCCTTAATGTCAGGACCAGTCAAATTtggacccgagggaacagcatgaagctACAACAGGGGAGACTCAGGTTGGGTATTATGAAAAGACTCctcaccgagagggtggttgggcactggcacaggctctCCAAgacagtggtcacagcactgagcctgccagagttcaagaagcatttggacaatgctctcgGACATAGGGTTTCATTcttgtgtggtcctgtgtggagccagaagttggactcgATGGTTGTTATGGGTCCCTTCtaattcaggatattctgtgattcactGAAACTTTACCAGTCCTCCCAAATGGTCCCATTCTCcctacagactttttttttttttttttaataaaggtaGTGACAATTAAAAGTGAATCTTTCATTATGTGAACCAGCAAGACAGACtgccataaatattttcattccatATCTAAGTTATGACTCTTGCTTTCCACAAAAGATTTGCACATCTGGCTGTCAGTTTTGCATAACCTTGTATTGCATGCATTTGTTGCCAGAGGGTTTGCAGTGGCTCTTTATGTAAATGATGTCTTGGGAAAAAGACGAAGGCACAACTAAAGTAGCAGATGGATGCGactgcagctgtgctgaagcTGCTTTACTGCttagaaagcagagagaaaagtgcTGTCAGTTGTCAGATCTGTGATCTGAATATTGATCCCAGTAGTCAGACACCCTGGGAAACGGTGCAGGCCTTTAGCGTGTCACTGGTT includes:
- the HRH1 gene encoding histamine H1 receptor produces the protein MTKNATENLTNTHSALLGLLLGSISLITVVMNILVLCAVKTEKKLQTVGNLYIVSLSIADLIVGAAVMPLNIVYLLSSSGWTLGVTACLFWLSMDYVASTASIFNLFILCIDRYRSVQQPLKYLKYRTKMRALVMILGAWLLSFLWVIPILGWHVFAGNGTRRRTEKCETEFSEVNWFKVFTAFVNFYLPSILMLCFYCKIFRAVRKHCQHRELINRSYLSFSESKSVHPGKTKDKQNICLQKQILDVNTPPKDKQRSPQPKNMEAKLHFSDPDSSSKVFVSRSDSKVLKWSCFPLTTAQSEPGLDKTGEKSVTKDIKNEEDLCSQDSDLSDASDSQTFTEEVPCGEESSPNPERACSPQEKTENRDFKGLTYLRKTWQRLHTRSKNHLRRLHVNRERKAAKQLGVIMAAFMLCWIPYFVLYMVIAFHPHEQYSKLHMVTIWLGYVNSTLNPFLYPLCNHNFKKTFKKILHIP